A stretch of Desulfotalea psychrophila LSv54 DNA encodes these proteins:
- a CDS encoding type 1 glutamine amidotransferase domain-containing protein has product MKFLMVLTSHDRLGDTGGKTGFWLEEFVAPYYLFKDAGVEITLASPRGGQPPLDPKSDKPSRQTEAAGRFRADIDAQTALANTLKLSDIDPDNFDAVFYPGGHGPLWDLAEDRHSIALIESIYAAGKPVAAVCHGPAVLRHARTPAGEPLVKGKSVTGFSNSEENAGQLSEIVPFLVETDLKSKGANYSKADDWQAHVITDGNLITGQNPASSELTAKALLERSQVIFLGA; this is encoded by the coding sequence ATGAAATTTCTCATGGTGCTGACATCACACGATAGGCTTGGAGATACAGGTGGAAAAACCGGGTTTTGGCTGGAGGAATTCGTTGCCCCTTACTACCTTTTTAAGGACGCAGGTGTAGAGATCACCCTGGCTTCACCAAGGGGGGGACAACCACCTCTGGATCCAAAGAGTGATAAACCGAGCCGACAAACAGAGGCGGCAGGAAGGTTCAGGGCCGATATTGACGCCCAGACGGCATTGGCAAATACCTTGAAGCTCTCTGATATTGATCCTGATAATTTCGATGCAGTCTTTTATCCCGGTGGCCATGGGCCACTTTGGGACCTGGCCGAAGATCGTCACTCCATTGCCCTGATTGAGTCCATCTATGCTGCCGGCAAACCCGTTGCTGCGGTATGTCATGGGCCTGCTGTGCTCCGTCATGCTCGTACTCCTGCCGGGGAACCTCTGGTCAAGGGAAAGTCTGTGACGGGTTTCAGCAACTCGGAAGAGAACGCCGGGCAACTCTCGGAGATTGTACCATTTCTGGTTGAAACAGATTTGAAGTCAAAGGGGGCAAATTACTCAAAGGCCGATGATTGGCAGGCCCATGTTATTACGGACGGCAACCTGATCACGGGGCAAAACCCTGCCTCATCGGAGCTGACTGCAAAAGCGCTACTGGAGAGATCTCAAGTCATTTTCCTTGGTGCTTAG
- the thpR gene encoding RNA 2',3'-cyclic phosphodiesterase produces MRLFLAIALPRDVEKVLRSYQPTSEAYIRIVSQLHLTLHFLGDVKLAELETAMSDIRFKEFKLSLDGLGCFKANGKCRTLWAGVRPNEALRQLYVRIGKRLEEADFELYSHHYSPHISLARCQRKYSEEKIQHFLQIRTEPLEFRVDHFLLYGSEIINNVPFYRALAKYGAK; encoded by the coding sequence ATGAGACTGTTTTTAGCCATAGCCCTGCCCAGAGATGTAGAGAAGGTACTGCGGTCCTATCAACCCACTTCCGAAGCGTATATTAGAATCGTTAGTCAACTCCATTTGACCCTGCATTTCCTGGGGGATGTGAAGCTGGCAGAGCTTGAGACGGCAATGTCTGATATCCGCTTTAAGGAGTTCAAGCTCAGCCTGGATGGCCTTGGCTGTTTTAAGGCAAATGGTAAATGCAGGACTCTGTGGGCCGGGGTGAGGCCAAATGAGGCCCTTCGACAGCTGTATGTCAGGATTGGTAAACGGCTTGAGGAGGCGGATTTTGAGCTGTATTCCCATCATTATTCTCCCCATATAAGCCTGGCCCGCTGCCAACGGAAGTACTCGGAGGAAAAAATCCAGCATTTCCTGCAAATAAGGACCGAACCTTTAGAATTCAGGGTGGATCATTTCCTCTTATATGGTAGCGAGATTATAAATAATGTGCCCTTCTACAGGGCCTTGGCTAAATATGGGGCAAAATAG
- a CDS encoding VOC family protein — MECLLDHIVLNMTDEKKMIDFYLKVLMFAPERLQEYRTGKVPFPSLRLNSNTIIDLFPQEMWENSAGAGQGGENLNHFCLALTKGSWQNLCQRLKDGKVTIEEGPVPRWGAHGVGTSIYFRDPEGNLIEARYYEG; from the coding sequence ATGGAGTGTTTACTGGATCACATCGTTTTGAATATGACAGATGAGAAGAAGATGATTGATTTCTACTTAAAGGTACTCATGTTTGCCCCTGAACGTTTGCAGGAGTACCGGACCGGGAAAGTGCCATTTCCCTCTCTGCGCCTGAATTCAAATACAATTATCGACCTCTTTCCGCAAGAGATGTGGGAGAATAGTGCCGGGGCGGGGCAGGGGGGTGAGAATCTGAACCATTTCTGTCTGGCCCTGACTAAGGGAAGCTGGCAGAACCTTTGCCAGCGACTTAAGGACGGCAAGGTCACCATAGAAGAGGGCCCTGTTCCACGCTGGGGGGCACACGGCGTTGGAACGTCGATCTATTTTCGAGACCCGGAGGGCAACCTCATCGAAGCGCGGTACTATGAGGGATAA
- a CDS encoding ABC-three component system protein, which yields MCINNYAVSVEVAGQQPHESSGFILKTLCNSKSLILTSKHSVCIERNLCTDITIDKNSCRKCKAKLDHTKISIIFKKIKITPQNVYASARTDVALLEVEYVEDAPFLSLTNENENKYVAWYNLGNDRFLFDNPEIPNDGLIKFNIASNVNADLKPKKRMFVGVSGSLIFKKIKETYYPEAILTEDGGGNDIGAEQLDRTLVKELEELSGTILFNTITDIINKQPDKIPSTNNGSLFNLLEKSKQLSRSDQDYKYMIEELTEFCSARPGRPIIGLKNKLIEGQRQDLFSDAEYLSNKFARRVSAGQFSATDEVIFFHCLSMINSVFTQSISSSIKNGANDKEIDKKILDEIVLPLYLEVSKFALSISTEMITGMLYFLTGKCHIRWNK from the coding sequence ATGTGTATTAATAACTATGCTGTGAGCGTAGAAGTTGCTGGACAGCAACCTCATGAAAGTAGTGGTTTTATTTTGAAAACTTTATGTAATTCAAAAAGTTTAATATTAACTTCAAAACATTCAGTTTGTATAGAAAGAAACTTGTGCACAGACATTACCATTGATAAAAATAGTTGTAGAAAATGCAAAGCAAAACTTGATCACACCAAAATTTCTATTATCTTCAAAAAAATTAAAATAACGCCACAAAACGTGTATGCCTCTGCAAGAACTGATGTTGCATTACTCGAGGTTGAATATGTAGAGGATGCTCCATTTCTTTCGCTAACAAATGAAAATGAAAACAAGTATGTAGCTTGGTATAATTTGGGAAATGATCGATTTCTATTCGACAATCCAGAGATTCCAAATGATGGCCTTATCAAATTTAACATTGCATCTAATGTAAATGCAGACTTAAAACCCAAAAAAAGAATGTTCGTGGGAGTTTCAGGTAGTCTAATCTTCAAAAAGATCAAAGAAACTTATTACCCTGAAGCTATTCTTACAGAAGATGGGGGTGGTAATGACATTGGAGCAGAACAACTGGACAGAACACTTGTAAAGGAACTTGAAGAATTATCAGGTACAATACTGTTCAATACTATAACTGATATAATTAACAAACAACCAGACAAAATACCCTCAACAAACAATGGCTCTTTATTTAATTTATTAGAAAAATCTAAGCAGTTATCTAGGTCAGACCAAGATTATAAATACATGATTGAAGAACTCACAGAGTTTTGCTCTGCCAGACCAGGAAGACCAATTATTGGACTCAAAAATAAGTTAATTGAAGGTCAAAGACAAGATTTGTTCTCAGATGCTGAATATTTGTCGAATAAATTTGCTAGACGTGTTTCAGCAGGACAGTTCTCCGCTACCGATGAAGTGATTTTCTTTCATTGTTTAAGTATGATTAATTCTGTTTTCACACAGTCTATTTCATCTTCAATAAAAAACGGAGCTAATGACAAGGAAATAGACAAAAAAATACTGGACGAAATAGTACTTCCACTATATTTAGAAGTAAGTAAGTTTGCACTTTCAATTTCTACAGAAATGATCACAGGAATGCTGTACTTTCTCACAGGTAAATGCCATATAAGGTGGAATAAATGA
- a CDS encoding ComEC/Rec2 family competence protein, translating to MIVKIQKDSSRLSNKIIIYAIDAGEGDCILLHQLDTDVKILIDSGPSKGEGRLSVYNALSEILEGDNFINLALVTHNDDDHIGGFIDLIDHNIIEVDTFIFNDSSYIKKLFPVNDGKYSLRQDGNLQHDILKNKIKHLHNQTDSERLSSYSYRDFKFDFLSPNYEKLKIYNREIGKQETKLEKKKKFSKQKNIVPPTKEQLQELISELKENDIFVEDNRPANGTSLAFRLKIGTKRFLFLGDSHPSLVTTQLKKLEDTVFDLCKLSHHGSEKNTSPDLLSNIKCKDFLICSNGCRHGHPSLKTIARVLISEPKSKFYFSSDSVEIKNLTNSIPIIKEFAKSGYLKVEYVY from the coding sequence ATGATTGTTAAAATTCAAAAAGATAGCTCAAGACTTTCAAACAAAATAATCATTTATGCAATTGATGCAGGAGAAGGAGACTGTATACTGCTACATCAGCTAGATACTGACGTTAAAATATTAATCGATTCTGGGCCAAGTAAAGGAGAAGGAAGATTAAGTGTATATAATGCCCTATCTGAAATATTAGAAGGCGATAATTTCATTAATTTAGCGCTGGTAACCCATAATGATGATGACCATATAGGTGGTTTTATAGATTTGATTGATCATAATATTATTGAGGTCGATACTTTCATATTCAATGATTCGTCTTATATAAAAAAACTCTTTCCCGTAAATGATGGTAAATACTCTTTAAGACAAGATGGAAATCTACAACATGATATACTAAAGAATAAAATTAAACATTTACATAATCAAACTGACAGTGAAAGATTGAGCAGTTACTCTTACAGAGATTTCAAGTTTGATTTTTTATCTCCAAACTATGAAAAACTTAAAATATACAATAGAGAAATAGGTAAACAGGAAACAAAACTTGAAAAAAAGAAGAAGTTTTCAAAACAAAAAAATATCGTCCCTCCCACTAAAGAACAACTCCAAGAACTAATCAGTGAACTAAAAGAGAACGATATTTTTGTTGAAGATAATAGACCAGCAAATGGCACTAGCTTAGCCTTTAGATTAAAAATTGGAACCAAGAGATTTCTTTTCTTAGGTGATTCGCATCCATCTTTAGTTACAACTCAACTGAAAAAATTGGAGGACACTGTTTTTGATCTATGTAAATTATCACATCATGGAAGTGAAAAAAATACAAGCCCAGATTTACTTTCTAATATTAAATGTAAAGATTTCTTAATTTGTAGCAATGGTTGCAGGCATGGACATCCATCGCTAAAAACCATTGCAAGAGTTTTAATATCAGAGCCAAAATCTAAATTTTACTTTAGCTCAGACAGCGTCGAAATTAAAAATTTAACAAATTCTATACCAATTATTAAGGAGTTTGCAAAATCTGGTTATTTAAAGGTTGAGTATGTGTATTAA
- a CDS encoding ABC-three component system middle component 5, producing the protein MIIYHPYKDANHCAYRLISIMYGTNNAVSRDFLNIADFYYLFPSKLKEINNWPRKNSNDYRAVKAIENCHENLDNAKMIFYEIKEIRHNTFLNLISRGIVIERNKHNQLYTMEQSLLPDSLIELLKKDEFRESEAYRIITQKMSKIPLNGDTGLKAKTSLLEHRYDN; encoded by the coding sequence ATGATTATATACCATCCATATAAAGACGCCAACCATTGTGCATATCGTTTAATAAGCATTATGTATGGTACAAACAATGCAGTTTCAAGAGATTTTCTCAATATAGCTGACTTCTATTATTTATTTCCAAGTAAATTAAAGGAAATCAACAATTGGCCTCGAAAAAATTCTAATGATTACAGAGCCGTTAAAGCAATTGAAAATTGCCATGAGAATCTTGATAATGCCAAAATGATATTTTATGAAATAAAGGAAATAAGACATAACACTTTCCTTAATTTAATATCAAGAGGAATCGTAATTGAAAGAAACAAGCACAATCAATTATATACCATGGAGCAATCTCTCCTGCCTGACTCTCTTATAGAATTGTTAAAAAAAGATGAATTTAGAGAATCTGAAGCTTACAGGATTATAACACAAAAAATGTCAAAAATACCATTGAATGGCGATACTGGATTAAAAGCTAAAACAAGCTTGCTGGAGCATAGATATGACAATTAG